TAgcgaaaaatttcttgttcTCGAAAACATCCTCTCATTGCCAAGGTGATCGCATACTGCTGAAAGATTGACGCTTTCATTGGGGATCACGTGACTGTCGTCAAATGTGTTCTAAGTTATCTAAAGTCTCTTATTTATGTTTGCTGGTGAATGTACAATTTGTCTTGGAATGCAAATATTCGCGGACGGAGGAAGAGGAGAAATATCGTCGGCCTACCAGTATGATCGACTTGCCCTTCCCGTCAGGCAATCCAAGCAGTGATGGTGTCACCTGAACAGGAGATTTGTCCGATAACAAAGGGGCATTCTCACCGGTAAGTGAATGTTGGACGAACAGTATCGTCATGTAATAGAAAAAGATCTccaatgaaaattttgtaagCGAAAATGTTGTTCTGAAAGCCGTAACCTGATTTGTATTTCGATTATTGTTGTTTGCGAAGCAGTGCCGAACTAATGTACGAGGCTGTCGTTCGCGGGGCAGAATGGGTTGTATTCTGCCCCGCGAACGACAGCCTCGTATTCTGTTTTATCATTTATACTGCTGTTATAAGTGAAAAAGTTAAGTTCAAGGAATTCTgattacagatttttttctaccaatttctcgaattttccatTAGGCTTATGGTTATGACTTGTTGTTAGTTTGTTAGAAACTCTTAGGATTTGGAAATAATCACTTGCGTAATTAGGATCACGATCAGGTACAATTTCGTTGGGAATCCTAAGCTTCAATGTAACATCGCTGATAAACGCTTTCACCACAGCATTGGTGGTTTGGTTAGGAATTGGAGTGCAGAGGAAGTGGAGTTAAGAGTTGGAGTTGCTGAAAGCACAGACTGTGatggaaataaatttgtttccaTCAATAAATTAGGGGAAAAATCCTATGATGTGGATATTTTTGAATGGTAGCAAAGGAATTGGAAAGGTTCCCAACTCTTCGCGAGTAATGTGACCTGAgggttttcaattttctagaAAGTGGGTATGACatcaaaaatattgattgtAACATATTTTACTGATATCGAGTAACATATTTCACTGATATGTGTGATATTGGAACTAAGTAGAGcaattttctcttgtttaGCCTTCGCCTGAGATAAGCGAATCGGGATCCTTTTGCGGTGgcttgtaatttttcattagCTCTTTAGTGCACCTAAAAATAACTTCACATAACACACTCATCTTTTTTCCAACTACATTGTTGTAGAACCTCACTTATGTATTGCACTAACATTCTGCTTGTACAAATTTGATTCGGGTTTGATGTCTTTGGAAGCAAGATATTCCTGCATGTACTGACGAGCAATTGAGGAATGGAATAGTTTCTATGCAAACTACCGTAGTTTCTTCCCACTCGTAAGGACTATGAAGACTGACATTCGTCCGATTGAGGTATTTTATGAGCTGATATCGCAAGTCAGCAGCCTTAATAATAGTACTGGCGTTTGGATTAAAAATGATCTGTAAAATCCTCAACAGGAGCGGTGCCACTACTCGAATGAAAATGAGCTGTCGCATTAGTTTTATGTCTGATAAAGACACTCATTCAATACAAACTAAGAAGAAGCAGTGGAAAGGAGTGACGGCGGCACTTAACGAAACAGGAAATGTGTTGCATCAGCATTAACAAAGGTTTTTTGTGCTGTATCTGCTACTTCTACGAAGCGGAAGATATACATAGTCCAAATTTCCGACATGTGTCTGATCATCAGTGTTCCATCAGTGTTCCTGGGGGATATGAAGGGTGTTGTCAGTGTAAAAGCGAAATTATTGTGTATGAACTCACAGAAAAAACTTTGGCAATAAAATATCGACTTCTTCATTGAATGGTAAACGAGTTATATCATAAAGATGCTACTAGTACCCGTGCAACTCATTTATCTCTTTTTGGCAACATGTTGGTAGCATAGTATCACCTTCTCCACAGCCGAAGGTTTCCTCTTTGGATGATGATTGGTCGGTATTTCTAACAAACATTTGTGACCCTCAGTACAGGTCTTTTGTGAAGCACCTACAGCTGACATGAAGAATCCAGCTTAATATTAACTTAGCTTTTACCCAGTATCATTGATACGCACTCGAGGGTTACCccgattttcgaaaaaaatcttataaaTTCTTTGAAGTTAGGTCCTCTGTGCCGCTGAAATTACATAAAGGTGGCTACCAGCTCGCAAAAGGCCAGCTGGTTCTCAGAAGATCAACTCAGAAGAGTGTACAAAACTTCATGCTGTGCACCACAACTAGTATTTCCATGTGAATAATTTCTGTTTCACTGCTGGAGATGTTCGGACTCAATACAGACATTGAAGGGCAGAGAAGACTTCAATCTGGTCGCTAGTTAATGATAATGAGATAAGGAAAAACTCAGAAGGATTTATTCTGACTCCCTGATAGATCAACCTAGAAATCGCTTGAACGAAACGATGATTGGAAACACTGCAGAATGGTGGCACTATCAGGAGTTGAAGTACCTTCGCCCCCATCGGCGGCTTTTCGATATAATTTCTCTGATAATCAAATTGTACAGGTTGCCATTTCCTTCAACATTTCATGAAATATGTCGGATCACTTTCTCCACCTCTTGAAGGTGATTGTTGATTCTCGCAGACTATTGACAAAGCGATGTGAGAAAGATAGCCAGATGATGCGTTCccattttttcctgtaaaCCAATCGCGTGGAATTCATGAACTGCAGCTTTGGGAACCACATAGAGGCTTGTGTCTAcacaatactctgcatgaacatggaaaaaccgacggtgagtgacggtgcggcaccgtcggtcaccgtcgcttgctcataactgctcataaaatggaaacttcaggacaGTTTTTATATCATTAGATTCCCCTCTTTGGGATCTACACGAAAACCCacatattgttgagaaaggagcaaaatgacgccaaatgtgcgccaaaaagcaataattggaacctaacatagcctaaggttatagttgacaaagtgttcagagactcaaactttcacatcttgtcagaacagcaagaaattgttgtaggtgagtatttgaaattattgatttgttattttttagtcatttgtgcgtcatttttagtcattttaatttttgtatgAAATAGCGGTTCGTCCTTACTTTGTTGCAATGAAAGAAGTTGTCAAAACAGCCTATAAAATCGCGGTTGAGCACAactattcctgaattttgtgagatttgtaTTGTATACAGACAGATGAACCTCGCTCGTACACTAGAGTatcgcaaagtttgaaaatcccacttttcgtctttttcctttcatttcatctctacttTGCATCTCCGTTAATCACCAGAACAAAGGTCAAATCGAAAGAACCTAAGCAGATCGCTTAAAACAGGTAATGTACATTAGTTTATAAGGTATGTTTCCatctgaatagattttctcgctctatttataacaccttcttttcataacattccATGGAAAGGAAGAGTATGAAGCTTACtattgaattttatgcaactatttcaatGCTATGCTCCTTGATTCACCAAAAATCGAGTtcgccacagcatttcgagttgaatgatatCGTTTCCAAAGCAATTCGAGATTTCTTTCTATCTGACTCCGCGGCCCGGCTATTTTCACACCTCAACAAGGCAGGCCTATTCCACCATTGGCAACTACAATGTTGGAAAGGCAACATTTATATAGACgtcgcatatttttgtttcgaaaagtTCTGAATTAATCTTTCGCAGATATTACGTANNNNNNNNNNNNNNNNNNNNNNNNNNNNNNNNNNNNNNNNNNNNNNNNNNNNNNNNNNNNNNNNNNNNNNNNNNNNNNNNNNNNNNNNNNNNNNNNNNNNNNNNNNNNNNNNNNNNNNNNNNNNNNNNNNNNNNNNNNNNNNNNNNNNNNNNNNNNNNNNNNNNNNNNNNNNNNNNNNNNNNNNNNNNNNNNNNNNNNNNNNNNNNNNNNNNNNNNNNNNNNNNNNNNNNNNNNNNNNNNNNNNNNNNNNNNNNNNNNNNNNNNNNNNNNNNNNNNNNNNNNNNNNNNNNNNNNNNNNNNNNNNNNNNNNNNNNNNNNNNNNNNNNNNNNNNNNNNNNNNNNNNNNNNNNNNNNNNNNNNNNNNNNNNNNNNNNNNNNNNNNNNNNNNNNNNNNNNNNNNNNNNNNNNNNNNNNNNNNNNNNNNNNNNNNNNNNNNNNNNNNNNNNNNNNNNNNNNNNNNNNNNNNNNNNNNNNNNNNNNNNNNNNNNNNNNNNNNNNNNgtcgcaattccttctacaggtatctggcgccggcgcaccaatcggacgccggtggacccgtcgcaattccttacTACGGGtaaatctggcgccggcgcaccaatcaaACGCCGGACGGaccccgtcgcaaccccttttacaggtatccggtgccggcgcaccaatccgacgccggtggactcgtcgcaattccttcctTGGAGGTATCCGGTCTAAACGCTGCACGCAATCAAACGCCAAACGGACTCGTCACACCCCTCATTTACGGGTATCGCCCCAGCGGCCCAAACCGACGCAACCGGCAGCGGAGGaagcccgtcgcacccccccattacagttatctggccccggcgcaccaatccgacgccggagGACCCGTCGTCAATACCTTGAACAGGTATCTGTTCGCCGAGCGCACCGAAgaaatccgacgccggtggacccgtcgcgacCCCTTTACTCACGTGGTTGTTATCTgtgcgccggcgcaccaatccgacgccggagGAGCAAACGTCGCACCCACATTAACAAGGTTAtccggcgccggcgcaccaatcgaCGCGCtggggacccgtcgcacctccatTACAGTTATCcggcgccggtgcaccaatccgacgtcggtggacccgtagcaccccacattacagttatccgCACAGCGCACCGTGCATTAATTCCTATcctccgacgccggtggacccgtcgcaccccttctacaggtatccggtgccggcgcaccaatccgacgccggtggacccgtcgcaataccttctacaggtatccggtgccggcgcaccaatccgacgccggtggacccgtcgcaccccacattacaggtatctggcgccagcgcaccaatccgacgccggtggacccgtcgcaccccacattacagttatccggcgccggcgcaccaatccgacgccggtggacccgtcgcaccccacattacaggtatctggcgccggcgcacgaatccgacgccggtggagcCGTCGCACCTCTCTCCATAGGTATAcagcgccggcgcaccaatccgacgccggtggacccgtcgcaccccttctatgggtatctggcgccggcgcaccaatccgacgccggtggacccgtcgcaattccttttacaggtatctggcgccggcgcaccaatccgacgccggtggacccgtcgcaattccttctacaggtatctggcgccggcgcaccaatccgacgccggtggacccgtcgcaccccactttacagttatccggtgccggcgcaccaatccgacgctgggggacccgtcgcaccccacattacagttatctggcgccggcgcaccaatccgacgctgggggacccgtcgcactccacattacagctatctggcgccggcacaccaatccgacgccggtggactcgtcgcaatTCCTCTACGGtgcaatccgacgccggtggacccgtcgcatcctttacaggtatccggtgccggcgcaccaatccgacgccggtggacccgtcgcaccccacattacagttatccggtgccggcgcaccaatccgacgccggtggacccgtcgcaatcccttgtacaggtatccggtgccggcgcaccaatccgacgccagtggacccgtcgcaccccttcttacaggtatccggtgccggcgcaccaatccgacgccggtggacccgtcgcaattcctcttacaggtatccggtgccggcgcaccaatccgacgccggtggacccgtcgcaccccacattacaggttatctggcgccggcgcaccaatccgacgccggtggaccgtcgcaccccacattacagttccTATGCtgggcgcaccaatccgacgccggtggacccgtcgcaattccttctacaggtatccggtgccggcgcaccaatccgacgccggtggacccgtcgcaacccacattacaggtatccggtgccggcgcaccaatccgacgccgggggacccgtcgcacccacaattacagttatctggcgccagcgcaccaatccgacgccggtggacccgtcgcaattccttctacaggtatccggtgccggcgcaccaatccgacgccggtggactcgtcgcaatcccttctacaggtatccggtgccggcgcaccaatccgacgccggtggacccgtcgcaccccacattacagttatctggcgccggcgcaccaatccgacgccgggggacccgtcgcactccacattacagctatctggcgccggcacaccaatccgacgccggtggactcgtcgcaattccttctacaggtatcctgtgccggcgcaccaatccgacgccggtggacccgtcgcaattccttctacaggtatcctgTGCCGgagcaccaatccgacgccggtggactcgtcgcaattccttctacaggtgtccggtgccggcgcaccaatccgacgccggtggacccgtcgcaattccttctacaggtatccggtgccggcgcaccaatccgacgccggtggacccgtcgcaccccacattacaggtATCctgtgccggcgcaccaatccgacgccggtggacccgtcgcaattccttctacaggtatcctgtgccggcgcaccaatccgacgccggtggactcgtcgcaatCCCTTTCAcgggtatccggtgccggcgcaccaatccgacgctgggggacccgtcgcaccccacattacagttatctggcgccggcgcaccaatccgacgccggtggacccgtcgcaccccacattacagctatctggcgccggcacaccaatccgacgccggtggacccgtcgcaattccttctacaggtatccggtgccggcgcaccaatccgacgccggtggacccgtcgcaattccttctacaggtatccggtgccggcgcaccaatccgacgccggtggacccgtcgcaatccctttctacaggtatcc
This is a stretch of genomic DNA from Necator americanus strain Aroian chromosome II, whole genome shotgun sequence. It encodes these proteins:
- a CDS encoding hypothetical protein (NECATOR_CHRII.G6979.T2), producing MTILFVQHSLTGENAPLLSDKSPVQVTPSLLGLPDGKGKSIILAYFDQEALEDPFFFVVVCTSQKMNKLYLKCRKHVWEIGPSSA
- a CDS encoding hypothetical protein (NECATOR_CHRII.G6980.T2) translates to MSAVGASQKTCTEGHKCLLEIPTNHHPKRKPSAVEKIIFNPNASTIIKAADLRYQLIKYLNRTNVSLHSPYEWEETTEYLASKDIKPESNLYKQNVSAIHKCTKELMKNYKPPQKDPDSLISGEG
- a CDS encoding hypothetical protein (NECATOR_CHRII.G6980.T1); the encoded protein is MRQLIFIRVVAPLLLRILQIIFNPNASTIIKAADLRYQLIKYLNRTNVSLHSPYEWEETTEYLASKDIKPESNLYKQNVSAIHKCTKELMKNYKPPQKDPDSLISGEG